The Chryseobacterium aureum genome contains a region encoding:
- a CDS encoding methylated-DNA--[protein]-cysteine S-methyltransferase has protein sequence MRIHQKNISTPLGEMIACAVDQGICLLEFTDRKNIEKQLKALSKFLKAEIEEKEHPHFVQLEEELKEYFEGRRTHFEVPLWTTGTEFQEKVWQLLREIPMGEIRTYKQQSEILGNPKAIRAVGTANGINKIAILIPCHRVIGSDGQLVGYAGGIWRKQKLLELEKAILF, from the coding sequence ATGAGAATACACCAAAAAAACATATCTACTCCATTGGGAGAAATGATTGCCTGTGCTGTAGATCAGGGAATCTGTCTGCTTGAATTCACAGACCGGAAGAATATTGAAAAACAATTGAAAGCTTTGTCAAAGTTTCTGAAAGCTGAAATTGAAGAAAAAGAGCATCCCCATTTTGTACAGCTGGAGGAAGAGCTTAAAGAATATTTTGAAGGAAGGAGAACTCATTTTGAAGTTCCTTTATGGACCACGGGAACAGAGTTTCAGGAAAAAGTCTGGCAGCTGCTCCGTGAAATCCCGATGGGAGAAATAAGAACCTATAAACAGCAGTCAGAAATACTGGGAAACCCGAAAGCCATACGTGCTGTAGGAACAGCCAACGGAATCAATAAAATTGCCATTTTAATCCCCTGCCATCGTGTGATAGGCTCTGATGGTCAGTTGGTAGGATATGCCGGAGGCATCTGGAGAAAACAAAAATTACTGGAATTGGAAAAGGCTATTTTGTTTTAG
- a CDS encoding DUF2911 domain-containing protein yields the protein MKKLILAVCISVSAFSFAQDYSVPAASPRQKVEQQFSMSKISIDYGRPGVKGRKIFGELVPYGQVWRAGANSSTKITFGQAVSFGGKIVPAGTYGLFIVPSEKEWKVILNKDFQQWGAYTYDPKQDVVDVTVPVNKLADKQEWFEITLNPTDENSGNLVIKWDMAQAEVPLKPSKLDTVIKISDKLKEIKKIESDSTKKS from the coding sequence GTGAAAAAGTTAATATTAGCAGTTTGCATTTCAGTTTCAGCATTCAGTTTTGCACAGGATTATTCTGTTCCGGCAGCAAGTCCGCGTCAGAAGGTAGAGCAGCAGTTCTCAATGTCTAAGATTTCTATCGACTACGGAAGACCGGGAGTGAAAGGACGTAAAATTTTTGGAGAGCTGGTTCCTTATGGACAGGTTTGGAGAGCGGGAGCTAACTCATCTACAAAAATTACTTTCGGACAGGCAGTGAGTTTCGGTGGGAAAATAGTGCCCGCAGGTACCTATGGTCTTTTCATTGTTCCTTCAGAAAAAGAATGGAAAGTAATCCTGAATAAAGACTTCCAACAGTGGGGGGCATATACTTATGATCCTAAGCAGGATGTGGTAGATGTTACGGTACCGGTTAATAAGCTGGCAGACAAACAGGAGTGGTTCGAAATCACATTGAATCCTACAGATGAAAACTCAGGAAACCTGGTGATCAAATGGGATATGGCGCAGGCTGAAGTTCCTTTGAAACCTTCAAAATTAGACACCGTCATCAAGATTTCCGACAAGTTGAAAGAGATCAAGAAAATAGAATCAGATTCTACTAAAAAGAGCTAA
- a CDS encoding GNAT family N-acetyltransferase — protein MNFSVQPVLENYEYQLIPLQQGDFESLYEVASDPKVWEQHPNKDRYKREVFENFFTGAMESKGAFKIIEKATGDVLGSSRYYDFDEKDHHIFIGYTFYGTKSWGKGINPQVKKLMLDYIFQFVDKVHFHVGKENFRSQTALERLGGQKIAEEEVAYFGEASRTNFVYEIKKEDWV, from the coding sequence ATGAATTTTTCTGTTCAGCCCGTTTTAGAGAACTATGAATATCAATTAATCCCCTTACAGCAAGGGGATTTTGAATCTCTATATGAAGTAGCATCCGATCCTAAAGTGTGGGAGCAGCATCCCAACAAAGACCGGTATAAGAGAGAAGTTTTTGAAAACTTTTTTACAGGAGCTATGGAAAGTAAAGGTGCTTTCAAAATTATTGAGAAAGCTACCGGAGATGTATTGGGAAGCAGCCGTTACTATGATTTTGATGAAAAGGATCATCATATTTTCATCGGGTATACTTTCTACGGTACAAAATCATGGGGAAAAGGGATCAATCCTCAGGTTAAAAAGCTGATGCTGGATTATATCTTTCAATTTGTAGATAAAGTTCATTTTCATGTCGGAAAAGAAAATTTCCGTTCGCAAACCGCTTTGGAAAGATTGGGAGGACAAAAAATTGCTGAAGAAGAGGTTGCTTATTTTGGAGAAGCTTCCAGAACCAATTTCGTGTATGAAATTAAAAAAGAAGACTGGGTATGA
- a CDS encoding cupin domain-containing protein codes for MKKYKIQQSPFVVPTTDGKLIEEHWGNSTGNANVSIAHMVAPPDWSEPHQTPEFDEFTYIISGKKQFEIDGEIVVLEKGQSILIEKGARIRYSNPFSEPCEYLAICLPAFSMELVHREEEGVD; via the coding sequence ATGAAAAAATACAAAATACAGCAATCACCTTTTGTAGTGCCTACTACAGACGGAAAGCTGATTGAGGAGCATTGGGGGAATTCCACAGGAAATGCTAATGTGTCCATTGCTCATATGGTGGCGCCTCCGGATTGGAGCGAACCTCACCAAACCCCTGAATTTGATGAATTTACGTACATCATTTCGGGGAAAAAACAGTTCGAAATCGACGGCGAAATTGTCGTTTTGGAAAAAGGACAGAGCATCCTGATTGAAAAAGGAGCACGAATCCGCTACAGCAACCCGTTTTCAGAACCATGTGAATATCTTGCAATCTGTCTTCCTGCTTTCTCTATGGAGCTGGTACACAGAGAGGAAGAAGGTGTAGACTGA
- a CDS encoding dienelactone hydrolase family protein has translation MIRSILLTTIIMASGTLFSQKLKTVSYQDGTQKLNGLITSNAGKKLPGVLILPAWKGIDEEAKTAAIELEKQGYIAFIADIYGEGKIPTDNESAAKTSGYYKQNYQEYQKRISLALEQLKKNGAISDKVAVIGYCFGGTGALESARGHLPVAGVVSIHGSLAKDQSRKNDALTAKILVENPADDKSVTPDDYNNLIKEMNEGNADWQIITYAHSKHTFTDPKSPDYNPTMAKRAWNHTLMFLKELLK, from the coding sequence ATGATACGTTCCATTTTATTAACCACAATCATTATGGCCTCAGGAACCCTTTTCAGTCAAAAATTAAAAACCGTTTCCTATCAGGACGGCACACAGAAACTGAATGGCCTGATCACTTCCAACGCAGGAAAAAAACTTCCTGGCGTATTGATCCTTCCGGCCTGGAAAGGTATTGATGAAGAAGCTAAAACAGCGGCAATTGAACTTGAAAAGCAAGGATATATTGCTTTTATTGCTGATATTTACGGTGAAGGAAAAATTCCCACAGACAATGAGTCTGCTGCCAAAACTTCCGGATATTACAAACAGAATTATCAGGAATACCAGAAAAGAATTTCGCTGGCGCTGGAACAGCTGAAGAAAAATGGGGCAATTTCTGATAAAGTAGCGGTCATCGGATACTGTTTCGGAGGTACCGGAGCATTAGAATCTGCAAGAGGACATCTTCCTGTAGCAGGCGTTGTTTCTATTCACGGAAGTCTTGCGAAAGACCAGAGTCGAAAAAATGATGCTTTAACTGCTAAAATTCTTGTTGAAAATCCCGCTGATGATAAAAGCGTAACGCCTGATGATTACAATAACCTCATCAAAGAAATGAATGAAGGAAATGCCGACTGGCAGATCATCACCTATGCTCATTCTAAACATACCTTCACGGATCCCAAATCACCGGATTATAATCCAACAATGGCCAAAAGAGCCTGGAATCATACGCTGATGTTCCTGAAAGAACTTTTAAAATAG
- a CDS encoding type I restriction enzyme HsdR N-terminal domain-containing protein has protein sequence MELPKLNFQETFDFKFKKDKDKFFIYDLVRKTYLLLTPEEWVRQHWIHYYLTIKSYSTSALITEKKIILNGLTKRIDLLITEKTEPVILIECKAPQIKLTEKTFEQTARYNSIIGAKEIILTNGLQHINAYYQNGEYQFYRPE, from the coding sequence ATGGAACTTCCAAAACTGAATTTTCAGGAAACTTTTGATTTTAAATTCAAGAAAGACAAAGATAAGTTTTTTATTTATGATTTGGTTCGTAAAACTTATCTTCTGCTCACTCCTGAGGAATGGGTCAGACAGCACTGGATACATTATTATCTTACCATAAAATCCTATTCTACATCTGCCTTGATTACCGAAAAAAAGATTATCCTGAACGGTCTTACCAAACGAATTGACCTTTTGATTACTGAAAAAACAGAACCCGTAATTCTGATTGAATGTAAGGCGCCACAGATTAAATTAACCGAAAAAACTTTTGAGCAGACGGCCAGGTATAACTCTATTATCGGAGCGAAAGAAATCATTCTTACCAATGGCCTTCAGCATATCAATGCTTACTATCAGAACGGAGAATATCAGTTTTACAGGCCGGAATAA
- the holA gene encoding DNA polymerase III subunit delta codes for MKELDLILKNIKNKEVLPIYFFHGEEAYFIDVAVKALEHNFLEEDEKAFNQTVTYGKDTSYQEILSLARQFPMMGDKQVIIVKEAQDLRFNEEENRILESYVENPVPSTVLVFAHKHKKLDSRKKAAKALDKAKALFLSESVRENNLPKWISDECAKLKINTAPNISHLLAEYLGNDLSRIANELNKLKIILKEGEVLDGAIVENHIGISKEYNVFELQKALGTKNANAAFRIAHFMGKNPKNNPFVMMLASLYNYFSNVIIYQTMAGQPPQTIASQMGVNPYFIKDYAESARLYPLKHATRVISILREFDMKGKGLGAVNMGEAELIRELVYKIINVDKIKMKV; via the coding sequence ATGAAAGAATTAGATTTAATCCTCAAAAATATTAAAAATAAAGAAGTTTTACCTATTTATTTTTTCCACGGAGAAGAAGCCTACTTTATTGACGTTGCCGTAAAAGCCCTCGAACACAACTTTTTGGAAGAAGACGAAAAAGCTTTCAACCAGACCGTGACTTACGGAAAAGATACATCTTATCAGGAAATACTTTCTCTGGCGAGACAGTTTCCGATGATGGGGGATAAGCAGGTGATTATTGTAAAAGAAGCTCAGGATCTGAGATTCAATGAAGAGGAAAACAGGATTCTGGAATCTTATGTAGAAAATCCGGTGCCTTCCACCGTGTTGGTTTTTGCCCATAAGCATAAGAAGCTGGACAGCAGAAAAAAAGCCGCCAAAGCCTTAGATAAAGCCAAAGCCCTTTTCCTGAGTGAATCTGTAAGAGAAAACAATCTTCCGAAATGGATTTCGGATGAATGTGCAAAACTTAAAATCAATACAGCCCCGAATATTTCTCATCTTCTGGCAGAATATCTGGGCAACGATTTGTCAAGAATCGCGAATGAACTGAACAAGTTAAAAATCATCCTTAAAGAAGGGGAGGTTCTGGACGGAGCCATTGTTGAAAACCATATCGGAATCAGCAAAGAATATAACGTTTTTGAACTTCAAAAGGCTTTAGGTACCAAAAATGCCAATGCCGCTTTTAGGATTGCCCACTTCATGGGTAAGAATCCTAAGAACAATCCTTTCGTCATGATGCTGGCAAGCCTTTATAATTACTTTTCCAACGTTATTATCTACCAGACCATGGCTGGGCAGCCTCCACAGACCATTGCATCACAGATGGGGGTAAACCCGTATTTCATCAAAGATTATGCGGAAAGTGCAAGACTTTATCCTTTAAAACATGCAACAAGAGTTATTTCTATTCTGAGAGAATTTGATATGAAAGGGAAAGGTCTTGGAGCCGTTAATATGGGAGAAGCAGAACTGATCAGAGAGCTGGTGTACAAAATTATTAATGTAGATAAGATTAAGATGAAGGTGTGA
- the trxB gene encoding thioredoxin-disulfide reductase: MEQNILDCVIVGSGPSGFTAAIYAARADLKPELYTGLEPGGQLTTTTEVDNFPGYPAGITGPEMMMDLQKQAERFDTKVHYEMITKAEFSKEVGGVHKLYAGNKEILAKTVIISTGATAKYLGLEDEKKYAGGGVSACATCDGFFYRGKDVVVVGAGDTAAEEATYLAKLCKKVTLLVRKDVFRASKAMVHRVENTPNIEVKFHHELIGIEGENSLVERAVIINNQTQEKSTVDVEGIFIAIGHKPNTDIFAGQVDLDENGYILTEKGSSRTNLPGVFAAGDVQDHIYRQAITAAGSGCMAAMDAEKYLAELH; this comes from the coding sequence ATGGAGCAAAACATTTTAGATTGTGTGATCGTTGGATCTGGGCCTTCTGGCTTCACCGCTGCCATCTACGCAGCAAGAGCAGACCTGAAACCTGAACTGTATACAGGTCTGGAGCCGGGCGGGCAATTAACAACCACTACAGAAGTTGACAACTTCCCAGGGTATCCAGCCGGGATTACAGGCCCTGAAATGATGATGGATCTGCAAAAACAGGCAGAAAGATTTGATACCAAAGTTCATTATGAAATGATCACTAAAGCTGAATTCTCTAAAGAAGTTGGCGGTGTTCACAAATTATATGCAGGAAACAAAGAAATCCTTGCCAAAACAGTTATTATCTCTACAGGGGCTACAGCCAAATATTTAGGTCTTGAAGACGAGAAAAAATATGCAGGCGGTGGTGTATCAGCTTGTGCTACATGTGACGGGTTTTTCTACAGAGGAAAAGATGTAGTGGTAGTAGGAGCAGGAGATACCGCAGCAGAAGAGGCTACTTACCTTGCAAAGCTGTGTAAGAAAGTTACACTATTGGTGAGAAAAGACGTATTCAGAGCATCAAAAGCAATGGTTCACAGAGTAGAAAACACTCCGAATATTGAAGTGAAATTCCACCATGAATTGATCGGTATTGAAGGAGAAAACAGTCTTGTGGAGAGAGCTGTAATTATCAATAACCAGACTCAGGAAAAATCTACTGTTGATGTAGAAGGTATCTTCATCGCAATCGGTCACAAGCCGAACACAGATATCTTTGCCGGCCAGGTAGATCTTGATGAAAACGGGTATATCCTTACAGAGAAAGGTTCCTCAAGAACCAATCTTCCGGGAGTATTTGCAGCCGGTGACGTTCAGGATCACATCTACAGACAGGCTATTACAGCTGCGGGAAGCGGATGTATGGCAGCCATGGATGCAGAAAAATACTTGGCTGAATTACACTAA
- a CDS encoding helix-turn-helix domain-containing protein: MEKLRTIRKQKGYTQQQIADILATDVSNYSRKESGDVRIFDDEWEKLARALNVSVEDIREERVSQTQNQNSTLNDSSSLNDNASINYNLFCNVPNYLLENQQEYINLLKEQIKALKAENEKLKKR; the protein is encoded by the coding sequence ATGGAGAAACTAAGAACGATAAGAAAACAGAAAGGTTATACTCAACAGCAGATTGCTGATATTCTGGCAACGGATGTCTCCAACTACAGCAGAAAAGAAAGTGGAGATGTCAGAATATTTGATGATGAATGGGAAAAACTGGCAAGAGCTTTAAATGTTTCTGTAGAAGATATCAGAGAGGAAAGAGTTTCTCAAACGCAGAACCAAAACTCTACCCTTAATGACAGCTCAAGTCTTAATGATAATGCAAGTATTAATTACAATCTTTTTTGTAATGTGCCCAATTATCTTTTGGAAAACCAGCAGGAATACATCAATCTTCTGAAAGAGCAGATTAAAGCTTTAAAAGCAGAAAATGAAAAGTTGAAAAAGAGATAA
- a CDS encoding glyceraldehyde-3-phosphate dehydrogenase — METKVIKITHVTGTYIIEASHGKLNDLKTQLDKCLNDEQAAIVVKGEDGDQFVYPSELLKNSFIAIVDIE, encoded by the coding sequence ATGGAAACAAAAGTTATCAAAATAACACACGTTACCGGAACCTATATCATTGAAGCTTCCCATGGAAAACTGAACGACCTGAAAACCCAGTTGGATAAATGCCTGAACGACGAGCAAGCAGCAATTGTGGTAAAGGGAGAGGATGGAGATCAGTTTGTATATCCGTCCGAACTTTTAAAAAACAGCTTCATCGCTATCGTAGACATTGAATAG
- a CDS encoding type VI secretion system Vgr family protein: MRKNISNSEKISENHIAGINRVVKLDIVVEGKSISHFKHFRLHQSVRTHHYFELTLAHDSLGEVQNHNLEKAQLFLGKRVTVTFKYKDTENESPERTFVGVITKVAFSQEQMNLGNIVLKGCSPTILMDSAPHTQSFGGSQSVNTAIIADRIIKEALGTSKFDFRIETQNKGYINYSAQYCETHYNYLTRLAEAYGEQFYYDGYVLHFGKLPPHEKPIQLIYGSNVNDVQVELKAVHTKPEYFGYNSSTHAKMNGSDTAIKHLGDLSFKAYELNDNIFKTRSLTPTPINANMFLDVDDSQTSARGSKAVEVFTVSGSTTVPFLFIGCVADIDMRKQDSNQTSHFTTLMMTEVSHEVDARGYYTGSFEAIAEGTGFMPKPDFVMPKAEPQIATVISNIDPLNQGRIQVQFDWQLNDTTHFIRMMSPDAGGTDAVSQNRGFVAVPEIGDQVMVNFEYHNPDFPFAMGGMFHGGVGLGGGMDNRVKSLQTRSGHRLVFTEDESILLTDKSGNELRFDTEGSNINITAPETITIKSKNLKFDIEENIETKAGKNMDTNVGENIKIIAKQEISQDSGKKTIINAGTNTEISAKAHLDLYGKEKFIGYTDGQTEFGAKDRMHVYGANSLLTAKDKIEYKAPQMNKLPQNGEFEYTKERQIASMYWAYEEENTSLMDDSKFFVDMNLIVQTRNYEEGESIDVTIKSDDGEPLADGLNELTLSGMVDRDGIVIFKEPLKSYTLELMKEEEGETENT; the protein is encoded by the coding sequence ATGAGAAAAAATATTTCCAATTCTGAAAAGATTTCAGAGAACCATATAGCAGGTATTAACCGTGTGGTTAAGCTCGATATTGTGGTTGAAGGGAAATCCATCAGTCATTTTAAACACTTCCGTTTACATCAAAGTGTCAGAACACATCACTATTTTGAACTTACTTTAGCTCATGATTCTTTGGGGGAAGTACAGAATCATAATCTTGAAAAAGCCCAGCTATTTTTAGGTAAACGAGTTACGGTAACTTTCAAATATAAAGATACTGAAAACGAAAGTCCTGAAAGAACATTTGTAGGGGTCATTACAAAAGTTGCATTTAGCCAAGAACAAATGAACCTTGGTAATATTGTTCTCAAAGGCTGCAGCCCAACAATTCTGATGGATTCTGCTCCACATACTCAGAGTTTCGGAGGCAGTCAATCTGTAAATACTGCTATCATTGCAGATAGAATTATTAAGGAAGCATTAGGAACGAGTAAATTTGATTTCAGAATAGAAACCCAGAATAAAGGTTACATCAATTACAGTGCACAGTATTGTGAGACTCACTACAATTACCTAACCAGACTTGCAGAAGCTTATGGAGAGCAATTTTACTATGATGGGTATGTGCTGCACTTTGGCAAGCTTCCCCCTCATGAAAAACCTATCCAACTCATTTATGGGAGCAATGTTAATGATGTTCAGGTAGAGTTAAAAGCAGTTCATACAAAACCAGAATACTTTGGTTACAACAGCAGTACCCATGCTAAAATGAATGGTTCTGACACTGCTATAAAGCATTTAGGAGACCTATCATTCAAAGCCTATGAGCTGAATGACAATATTTTTAAAACCCGTTCACTGACTCCCACCCCTATTAATGCTAATATGTTCCTTGATGTGGATGATTCCCAAACAAGTGCAAGAGGTAGCAAGGCTGTAGAGGTTTTTACCGTTTCAGGAAGCACAACAGTTCCCTTTTTATTCATAGGTTGTGTAGCAGATATAGACATGAGAAAACAGGATAGTAACCAAACTTCCCACTTCACTACATTAATGATGACAGAGGTAAGCCATGAAGTGGATGCCAGAGGGTATTATACTGGAAGTTTTGAAGCTATAGCCGAGGGAACAGGTTTTATGCCTAAGCCAGATTTTGTAATGCCGAAAGCAGAGCCACAGATAGCCACGGTCATTTCTAATATAGACCCTTTAAATCAGGGTAGAATACAGGTGCAATTTGATTGGCAGTTGAACGATACCACTCATTTTATTAGAATGATGAGTCCAGATGCAGGTGGCACAGATGCAGTAAGCCAGAATAGAGGCTTTGTAGCTGTTCCAGAAATTGGAGACCAAGTAATGGTTAACTTTGAATATCATAACCCAGATTTTCCCTTTGCAATGGGTGGAATGTTCCACGGTGGTGTAGGCTTGGGAGGAGGAATGGATAACCGTGTAAAATCCCTACAGACCAGAAGTGGACACAGATTAGTGTTTACAGAAGACGAGAGTATTTTACTGACAGACAAGAGTGGCAATGAGCTGAGGTTTGATACAGAGGGAAGCAATATAAACATCACAGCCCCCGAAACCATTACCATAAAATCCAAGAACCTTAAATTTGATATTGAAGAGAATATCGAGACCAAAGCAGGTAAGAATATGGATACCAATGTTGGAGAGAATATTAAGATTATTGCTAAGCAGGAGATAAGCCAAGACAGTGGTAAGAAAACTATTATCAATGCTGGAACTAATACTGAAATATCAGCAAAAGCCCACCTAGACCTCTATGGTAAAGAGAAATTTATAGGTTATACAGATGGACAGACAGAGTTCGGAGCAAAAGACAGAATGCATGTGTATGGTGCTAATTCACTACTAACTGCTAAGGATAAGATTGAATACAAAGCCCCACAAATGAATAAACTTCCTCAGAATGGGGAGTTTGAGTATACGAAAGAAAGACAGATTGCATCAATGTATTGGGCTTATGAAGAGGAAAATACTTCTCTGATGGATGACTCTAAGTTTTTTGTAGACATGAATCTTATTGTTCAAACAAGAAACTACGAAGAGGGAGAAAGTATTGATGTTACTATAAAGTCTGATGATGGAGAACCTTTAGCAGATGGACTAAATGAACTAACTTTATCAGGAATGGTTGACAGAGATGGAATTGTAATCTTTAAAGAACCTCTAAAATCCTATACTCTTGAACTTATGAAAGAAGAGGAAGGAGAAACAGAAAACACATAA
- a CDS encoding T6SS effector amidase Tae4 family protein encodes MNINNFIPILLEQRRGIVATSGNQQTRPVQVLRPSWRDMIKNYPNTSIKSKDLYSDIGGAFPKFKTDEELLSSYLANSCAIRMSRGLNLSGFKLPQSNKGYGTKGGVMSGDKSLSYWLRVRELSPYLADHLGKPEIDYSLTNLAMPEQYKKRTSLTPTEWQQVKAKKQKLTTDQWNKIKSTKGIVVFDVSGWGDATGHFTLWDKAHLIYPGGIEHDTAGNDRYYFSMLYYGWNDRKKELTLVQTNRIRIWELK; translated from the coding sequence ATGAATATTAATAACTTTATACCAATTCTACTAGAGCAACGACGAGGTATTGTTGCCACAAGTGGGAACCAACAGACAAGACCAGTACAGGTTTTAAGACCAAGTTGGAGAGATATGATTAAAAATTATCCTAATACTTCTATTAAATCCAAAGATTTATATAGTGATATTGGAGGTGCATTTCCAAAGTTTAAAACTGATGAGGAATTGTTAAGTTCTTACTTAGCTAATTCATGTGCTATAAGAATGAGCAGGGGGTTAAATTTAAGTGGATTTAAATTACCCCAAAGTAATAAAGGTTATGGTACGAAAGGAGGTGTAATGAGTGGTGATAAAAGTCTTTCTTATTGGCTTAGAGTTAGAGAGCTAAGCCCATACCTTGCAGACCATTTGGGAAAACCTGAAATAGATTATTCTTTAACTAATTTGGCAATGCCAGAACAGTATAAGAAGAGAACTTCTTTAACACCTACTGAATGGCAACAAGTAAAAGCTAAAAAACAGAAATTAACAACTGACCAATGGAATAAAATTAAGAGCACGAAAGGTATTGTTGTTTTTGATGTTTCTGGGTGGGGAGATGCTACAGGACATTTCACTTTATGGGATAAAGCTCACTTGATTTACCCAGGAGGAATTGAACATGATACTGCTGGTAATGATAGGTATTATTTTAGTATGCTATACTACGGATGGAATGATAGAAAAAAAGAATTAACATTGGTGCAAACAAATAGAATAAGAATATGGGAATTAAAATAA
- a CDS encoding DUF4280 domain-containing protein, whose translation MPQHITDTTQLKCDKGTSPTPLTVTSQSFMTIEGKLQATEEDKQPNTNIKPFGMCSVLRSYCSPSPVKWENVSDFEIEGKKELLDSSTCQCSIGGKISVVQSAQSFVQE comes from the coding sequence ATGCCTCAACACATCACAGATACCACCCAGCTCAAATGTGATAAAGGAACATCACCAACTCCACTCACAGTAACAAGTCAATCCTTTATGACGATTGAAGGGAAGCTACAAGCTACAGAAGAAGATAAGCAACCAAATACTAACATTAAACCTTTTGGAATGTGTAGTGTCTTAAGGTCTTATTGCTCACCATCACCTGTTAAGTGGGAGAATGTCTCTGATTTTGAAATTGAAGGCAAAAAAGAGTTATTAGATAGTTCTACATGCCAGTGTTCTATCGGTGGTAAAATATCAGTTGTACAGTCAGCACAGAGTTTTGTTCAGGAGTAA
- a CDS encoding Hsp20/alpha crystallin family protein translates to MNNLIRRNGNSNLGFSSVFDDFFGRELFNWGNNNYSSTSTTVPSVNIKENGDAYEVQVAAPGMNKNDFQIRLDGNLLTISSTKEDRKETKDDNFTRREFSYQSFQRSFELPKDVVDQDNIHAKYENGLLMLTIPKKEDAKQKPPRMIEIL, encoded by the coding sequence ATGAATAATCTAATAAGAAGAAACGGAAACAGCAACTTGGGCTTTTCAAGTGTCTTTGATGATTTTTTTGGTCGTGAACTTTTTAACTGGGGCAATAACAATTACTCATCTACCAGTACAACCGTACCATCGGTAAATATAAAGGAGAATGGAGATGCTTACGAGGTTCAGGTAGCGGCACCAGGGATGAATAAAAATGATTTTCAGATCAGGCTGGATGGTAATCTGCTTACCATTTCATCAACGAAGGAAGACCGTAAAGAGACAAAAGATGACAATTTCACACGAAGAGAGTTCAGTTACCAATCCTTCCAGAGAAGTTTTGAGCTTCCGAAAGATGTGGTGGATCAGGATAACATTCATGCTAAATATGAAAATGGCCTTTTAATGTTAACCATCCCTAAAAAAGAAGATGCGAAGCAGAAACCTCCCAGAATGATTGAAATATTATAG
- a CDS encoding PhzF family phenazine biosynthesis protein, with translation MKLELYQIDAFTESIFHGNPACVVPLKNWLPDEILLKIARENAVAETAFFIDNGNTIHLRWFTPEIEMDLCGHATLATAHCLVSILNYQGSRIIFETKSGALTVDVKDGIYYMDFPSRMPEASSLPDNISRSLNIQPKEVFKSRDYVLVYHSEEEVKNINIERSVFDLINLDPGGVIVTAAGTDCDFVSRYFTPQSSILEDPVTGSAHCSLIPFWASRLGKDQLFARQISERGGQLYCENKNERVIVAGKAKTYSVGNFWIE, from the coding sequence ATGAAGTTAGAGTTATACCAGATAGATGCTTTTACAGAATCTATCTTCCATGGAAATCCGGCGTGTGTTGTTCCATTAAAAAATTGGTTACCCGATGAAATTCTCTTAAAAATAGCCCGTGAAAATGCGGTAGCAGAAACCGCTTTCTTCATTGATAATGGCAATACAATACACCTGAGATGGTTTACCCCTGAAATAGAAATGGATTTATGCGGCCATGCTACGCTTGCAACCGCTCATTGCTTAGTTTCCATCTTAAATTATCAGGGCAGCAGAATTATTTTTGAAACCAAAAGTGGTGCGTTAACCGTTGACGTAAAAGACGGAATATATTATATGGATTTTCCTTCAAGAATGCCCGAAGCATCGTCTCTTCCGGACAATATCTCCCGATCGCTCAATATACAGCCTAAAGAGGTGTTCAAATCCAGAGATTATGTTCTGGTTTATCATTCTGAAGAAGAGGTAAAAAATATCAACATTGAGCGATCTGTTTTTGATCTTATCAATCTGGATCCGGGGGGTGTGATCGTAACGGCAGCAGGTACTGACTGTGATTTTGTCTCAAGATATTTTACCCCTCAATCCTCTATTCTTGAAGATCCGGTTACCGGTTCTGCCCACTGCTCGCTCATCCCCTTCTGGGCATCAAGGTTAGGAAAGGATCAGCTTTTTGCCCGCCAGATATCTGAAAGAGGCGGCCAGCTCTATTGTGAAAACAAAAATGAAAGGGTAATTGTGGCGGGAAAAGCTAAAACCTATTCTGTAGGGAATTTCTGGATAGAATAG